A window of Ictalurus furcatus strain D&B chromosome 4, Billie_1.0, whole genome shotgun sequence genomic DNA:
aattctctgtctctttcctctctctgttttaGAATGTAAATCAATCATTTCCCAGATGGAGAACGCTTCCTCATCATCCTCCGTTCTCCCTTCCTGCACCTACAATGAAGATTTTAAGCGCATCCTCCTCCCTGTGGTGTACAGTGTTGTCTTCGTCCTAGGCTTGCCACTCAATTTTGCTGTCATTCTGCAGTTGTTTGGAAAAAGACGTTCCCTGACTCGGACCAACATCTACACGCTGAACCTGGCCGCAGCCGACTTCCTGTATGTGTGCTCTCTCCCTCTGCTCATCTACAACTACGGCAGTCGAGACTACTGGCCCTTTGGAGAGTTGATGTGCCGATGGGTACGTTTCCAGTTCTACAGCAATCTGCACAGCAGCATCCTTTTTCTCACCTGCATCAGCGTCCAGCGCTATCTGGGCATCTGCCATCCGCTGTCCCCGTGGCTCAGAAAAGCGGGACGTAAGCTGGCGTGGGCTGTTTGCGCCAGTGTTTGGGTCATTGTAGCACTTCTATGTGCACCTACATTTGAATTTGCAGCCATGGGCATCCAGAGAAACCGTACCGTGTGCTACGAGCTGAGTGTGCCTGAGCGCTCGCAGCAGTACTACCCATACGGCATGGCCCTTACCTGCCTGGGCTTCCTGTTACCCTTTATGGTCATTGTGGTGTTGTACTGCAGGATGGCACGGGCTCTGTGCCAACCGGGCAACGCCAGTGGTGAAGCAACCAAGGAAAAGAAGTGCAAAGCTGTGAGGATGATCGCCATTGTGGTGCTGGTGTTTGCCCTCAGCTTCCTGCCGTTCCACGTGACCAAAACTATGTATTTGCTAGTGAGGACCTTGCCTGATGCTCCATGCCAGCTCCGGAACTTTTTATCGGTGGTGTATAAGAGTACGAGACCCTTTGCCAGCATGAACAGCGTGCTTGATCCCATCCTGTTCTACTTCACACAGCCCAAATTTAGACGTGGCACACGCAACCTGCTGCTCAGGATCTCTACATTTAGAGACAGcaaaccaaaagaaagaacacaagatctattaaacaaaaaatcatgAAGGGTATGAAATATAAAAGCATGTTCCCACCAAGGTTCATTACCTACTGAGATAGAGTTCCAGAACTATCCTAAGTGAGAACGTCTTCATTCCTGAccgtaattaaataaatgacgtAAACAGTATAATGACATTTCACCACAcagcaaaattaaaataaaacaatgtacaTGAATTATGAGTAAAGTACAGAAATTaacaatgcatttaaaatggaaaaaacccTACATATTCTTTCCTTCACTAACACTAAAATATACATAATGACTCTGCAAGTTTCTGTAATGTTTGCCATCTCCCTTAAGTTTGCTGCCACAActgtattattaattaataattattatcataATTAATCACATTTTCCATGAAGTCAACATAACATCTCAATCTCCATTAATCACAATTCTAGCCATGTTCTAATAAGTCCAAAGTCCACAgatactcacacacaaacattctctATGATCACAAAATCATGAGGACAGAATATAAAGGTTTAAATGTCTAAATCTATTTTCATAATCTTATGTGTGGAGTACACAGtttcctgtgaaacaggaaagtCCTTCATCggctgtgcccgatgcttcctgggataggctccaggttcccctgcaaccctgaaaaggagtaagtggttgaagatggatggatggatggacttctCCATACTTCAGAATCATTTCTCACCAGTTTTTTAGCATGTGTATAATATTGATGGTAACCAGAAGGAATGCAGAGTAAgaattgattttcttttttttaatccattttctgtaccgcttatcctacatggggttgctgggagcctggagcatattgcagggaactcggggcacaaggctggggatggggtgccaatccatcacttggaggaaaaccctgaagcactgggagaacatgcaagctccatgcgggaatcgagcccccaacGCTGGAGGTGCCGTGCGCCCCCGTGAACAATAcaggataaaataaaaagtattcagTAGTGcacattaattcattcacttgacatcagtaaccacgttatcctggtcaggatagTGGTAGATTGAGGAGTGGATTGAGGCGGGAACAAAAGTCCTTCATTGGCTGTGTAAGAATTGTGCTTCTGAGGCCAgtcatatatttataaaatgtgaaaatattatgtttgtcttttcaaatcatgtatttttaaatgtagtttGAAATATTATTTCTGACAAATATCTGTCTAGTCTGAAAGGCCGGGCTTGTCACAGTTGCATGAAGCACTAGCActaaaaaaacaagagaaatgctttgtgtttatatgtgtatgtatgtttgatattataaataaaatgtattatcatACTAAGTGATTGCACAGTGGACAGGGGTGAGGGTTACTATCAAGTCATGATAAACACTCCTAAActccaaaaacattttatacccAGGTCTCGCATGCTTAGTAGATAAAAAGtagataatctcacctggattcTGTAGATTTGACCTTctactgtaatcataaagataAAGAAGACTCTTGTTCACAgcacatcctttcaacacacagtactatttgtctttactcttctacacctgtatattGTAGTGATTTACAATTCCACTACCAGTGTAAATGTGAATACATGTGAAGGGCACCCTGTAAGACTTAACGACTTCAGCCACTAGGTGGTGTGATTTACCAAGAATAGCTGCCAGCAGTGCGCCTTCTCTTACTGTAAACTGCATTTGGCTACTCTAACTTGTATCCATTGAAAGGGAAAGTATTTATGTCCTGAATAGAATTTCACACACCCTAGTGCTTCCTTAAGCAAGTAATTATATAATGAGAAAACATAACTGAATCTATAGTATGAGAATGCAGGCTAGACACCGtataaatgactgaataaatactgtatatgaagaCATTTAAATTGCACTCTTGTTTTGAGCATGTATTGACACATCTCATACTTATGACTTAAGGTTACACCAGCAAACCTATAAATAGAAATGTGTATAACTGTTGAAAAgacatttgtaatgtaaatgcaGTGCcatttaagcatttttggcctGTGAGAAGATGACTAATTTGTGAAACAGTTGCGTGTCTTGCAGCTTTGTGATGTCATAAAACCTGTGCATGTGTACTGTGCATTCATGTCAACCAATAAATGTGAATTTGAGAAACATAAACTTTAAAAATAGGCATCACTGTGTTATTACCTGACTGGATTTGgatatcattttatatttttgcttGTGTTATGCCACAATGTTTGTAGTTGTGTGCTGTGCTCATGTCTTTAGACATAGGCTATCTAAACTTTgcactaatatacagtattagaaaacaataaaaccactaGAAGTTATGTGTATGTCTTGTTCTATCCATGGTCTGTGTCTTCAGgtttattgtgtgtatatacacacacacaatgaatgaGTGATCAAACACAATAGAATGGTAGTATAATTGTAGGCCGGCATGGTGgcacctcagagctccagctctctgggtcaatcctgagctcagttaCTGTCTTTGTGGCGTTTCTGTTGGCGTTCTTCTTGTGTCTGCAGGTGCTTCCAAAAAACAGCCACTCAGAGTGTGAGTTTATGTGTGGTATATTCTTGCTTTGCACCCAGTCTATCCAAGTGTTCCCCAGATAGGCTCTATATTTACTGTAACCCTGAAACAGGATAAAGATGATGATAAATGAATTTATAATTGTATAAAATTGAATAAAAGAGCTATAGAAGTGCTCctataaataactttttaaaaaaaaatcatgtgacttttgcacaaacaacaaaacatacatacaacatacaaataaaaattatatgcAGTAAGCGTAGTGAGGAGTGGTAAGTGATTTTCCACCTTCCATATTACCTGACTAAATTGATCAATAATCATTTCAGATTTTCTAATGACTTTACTGgttatttggttatttattaTACCAGGCTCACCAGAAGAGCTACACAATATTATCATAGACAGAACCCACCCCAACCTTCTTTACATTCCTACCATTAGATAGACGCTACAGGAGTCTGAAATCAAGAACCACAAAGCTAAGAAACATCTACAGTCCATCAGGCTCGTCAATGATTCTCACCAACTGTGACTACAGTTGTTAATAACCATATCAGATCAGCAGAGgtttgtataaatataaatactggCACTATAATCATACAATCCAATGCTCAGTGTCAAATATCCATGTTTACAGGTTTCTTGCACTACAGCCTACCTAcatcatattcatatttgtaataTATACCATACTTCTCCATATTACACAATAATTTCTAACCAATTTATAGTATCTGTATAATATTGATGGTGAACAGAAGGAACGCAGAGTAAGAATCTCATTGTACAATGTAACTgactttttaaaatccattttctttaacccttatcctacacagggttgcggggagcctggagcgtatcccaggggacccgtggcacgaggcaggggatggggtgccaatccatcacaggacacaatcacacacactacagacaatttggaaatgccaatcagactacaatgcatgtctttggactgggggaggaaaccgggatacctggaggaaacccctgaagcatggggagaacatgcaagctccatgcacacaagatggaggtgggaatcaagcCCCCAgtcccggaggtgtgaggcaaatgtgtcaaccactaagccaccatgctccccCTGTGAACAATAcagcataaaataaaaagtattcagTAGTGCACAaatagttcaattcaattcaattcaattttatttgtatagcgctttttacaatggacattgtctcaaagcagctttacagaaacatataaacacaggatatagattttacgtgtgtgaatttatccctaacgaGCAAGCCAGAGTTGACAGTgggaaggaaaaactccctaagacaatatgaggaagaaaccttgagaggaaccagactcagaaaggaacccatcctcatctgggtgacaatggatagtgtgaaagtaaagcgaagttcattatggtttttatatgaagtctgtttggttGACCTAGTCTACTGAtagttcattaattcattcattcgaCTTCAGTGACCACATTATAGGAGTGGATCGAGGTGGGCACACTCTACTGTAGATGTGATGCTAGTCCATCGCAGAGcatattttttgggggggtgggaggaaaccagagaggtaggaggaaacccacTGGGGAGAACTTTGGAGCTAGAAATAGTACAAATATGAGAAATGAGAAGAATGCTGAAATGCCTCCCAACAGGAGGGCAATAAACCCAAATTCAGTGAcctgcatggaaaaaaaaaaaaaaacgcaggaCATGTTTTCATAGTTTACTGTCAAGACAACAGTGTAAACACAAACCTCGAAGGGAATCAATAGAAGTTTAATTCATTAGGCGTTTTTACATCACCAAGTAGCTCTTGATCTCCATCCAggatttaatgtttatttagcagcattgctgtgtgtgtgtgtgtgtgtgcgcgcgcgcgcgtatTTTCCCATCAGAGAGGAAGCGCAGTTCTTCTTCCCCCATTACCCCAGGGGCTCTTGCTCTCCCCCTTCCCCATGCTCAGTCCcgccctccctcactcactcccaccAGCCATTTAGGCATGCAaaacacagggaaaaaaacccagcacATAATTCAACCTTAATGATGTCTGAATCCCGGTAAGCACACTGGTGTCGGAAAGAAAAGATGCGTTCACGCAGAGACGCGCTCAGCTTCCGAAATGGGATTTACTTTGGGCAAACTTTCTGCGGAGTTCAACCATTTGCAAGCTTGCTGCTCAGACTTTGAGCCTCTTTTCCTCCTTCATGGATGGAAACCAAGCGGAAGGGAAGCATTGCTGGGAAACTCGCGCGTGCGTTAGTTTCCCTAAGGTGTAAAGTTTCCTAAGTTGGATTTGTTGTGCAACACAGACCCGGGTCAATGGGAACGCGGCGTTAGTTTACAAGTTGTACAAGCAAAGacgcaaaaaacaaacaaacaaacaagactgTGGATCTATCGAtgaactaaaaaacaaacaagactgTGGATCTATCGAtgaactaaaaaacaaacaaaaaccgaAGGAATTTAGACGCCAAAGAGtcgagagggaagagagacgcGATGGCAGACAAGCAGACGCAGAGGAAAGCTGCGGTTTACCGGAGTGTCTCTTTCAAAAAGTTGCACAATTGGAAGGCCAATAAAAGCAGTCCGGGAGCCGAGGATCAGCGCCACGGCTCGAAGGATTTGGAGACTGGAGGAGCCCTTCCCCCTCCGGCTGCACAGCCCTCGGATATGCGCAGTGCTGCTGTGGCTAGAAAAGTTTCCAAAATTTCAGCAGCCAGCCTCTCGAGGGCAGAGCTGAAGAAGGGCTCCACTCATACCATTTCACCCTCAATCCGCCAGCTCTCAGAAAAGTTTGGAACAAACACAAATTCAGGCAGCACTTCAGTCCTTCAGTCTGCAGTTTCCAATAGGATTAGATCTCCGGATGGATCGTCTTCCCAGGACATTTCAGGATGTTTCCCTGATCAGAACAAAGATCTTTCAGGAACCCTGACCAACAAACTTTTGGATCATAAGTGTCAGGAATCCGTCTCTGGTTCGGATTCAGACGCAGGTCATAAACGGAGGGTTCGAAAGATCGGAGGTGGCATAAAGGCAGGTAAGAGTGATTATTCTGAAATCAGTGATGGATCTGACAGCTTTAGTGGTAACACTTTAAATTCAGAAGATGATATTTGTGTCCTAGGAATTTCGACATGCAAGTCTCATCGCCGCCATCGCTCTTCCCAAGGTGAAACTATTCATGTTGATTCAAGCTGGCCAAGCGTTACAAAAATTAGAGAGCTTTTTGGGGATGGTCACAAAACGAAGCACAAGTCAATGTCGGATGGAGAGGACTTGAGATCTGATGACTATCGCCATCACGGTTCATACAGCACAAAAGACAGTAACACGTCCTCAGACAAGAGCGACAGGCAGTCGCCACTGCAGCCAAGAGGACACTGGCAGGATACAAACAGCTCAGACCATGATGCTAACAAACAGCAGGGTATGGACTCTGATTTTAGCACAGAAAAGCATTCTAATGAAGGTGATCTGAGCGCTGTGACAAGAAGACTGCCAACGGATATAAGTAGAGTTGAGACTCACAAAAGTGGCAGAAAGGGCTGGACAGACAGTGACCTCCGACCCACTCCACCCACTCCTCCACCTCGCAGTAGTTCTGTTGCACTGCCTCTCAGGTCCCATTCGTGTGCTTACAGTGAGCAGTTGCAGGAGCAGAGACAGAGGGCGAAGCAGCCACAGCCATCAGATAGTTTGCATTCCTCACATAGCTCCTCAAAACCACAGACGGGCTCCTCCGTGGAATCGGTCAGCACTCGTGAGAGATTGAGCTCTGGAGAAGAGGAGGACGAATCTGGAGGGCAGACAGGTAGAAAAGCACTCTCATTTGTGCACAGCAGTGAAGGAATTGGCACACATATTTCAAGGAACAAGCATGATGCCTGGGCCAAACTCCCTCATAGGTCTTCAGGTAGTGAGGAAGACAGCCCAGCTGGATTAGCTCATCAAGTTCGACGTCGTTCTttgaggaaaaagaagaaaagtaattGTAGTAGAGAGAATGAGGAGTCTGATGACAGTGACGACCAGCACGTAATGATGGAGCACCTCGAGCGCCACCAGCGTTCATGTGATTCCCAAATGGAGGGACGTAGGCTTGACAGCTTGCGGTCTAAGGCTTGCTTTAGTGGGCAGATGTGGGAGAGAGGGAACATAGCTCGAGGTTCGTCTGTGGTACAGGACAGTTATAAGCACCTATGTAAAGCTTCTGAGGGACAAGTTGGCACCGGTAATGTCCCGTTTGTATCACGCGTGTCAAAGGTAACCATTCCCTCATTTCTCTCCACCCCCTTGGGGTCACGCTGTAGCAGCAGATATTCCAGCACTGAGACTCTAAAGGCTGAAGATCTTGTGAGTTCAACGTCTAGCAGAGCCTCATCTTCTGTCCTAAGCAAAACATATCATGGCAATGCTACTATGTACCGCTCACCTAGTTTTGGCCATGGAGACAATTTTTCTCGGGCCCCTGTCCGTGTTCGTCCCCGAGTGCTGCCTAGCTTGAATCAAGGAGAAGGCATTCCTAAAGCTGCAGAAAACAGACTTGGTCGCCGTTCTGTCAGTCATGAAAAAGATAAAGACAGAATATCCATGTCAAATCCTGATATTACTTCAGAAACATTGTCACTGCTGAGTTACCTGAAAACTGATTTATCAGAGTTAAGAATGAAGAAGAGAGGCCAAGAAGGTGAGGAAAGTCTGAACTCCAGCTTTCAGGGTGTCCAAAGTGCATCAACTATGTACAAAATGGGCTCAAGAACCTCAGCGTTGAACTCTAGACGGCCCTCACTAAAGGACCTCACTGCAACATTGAGGAGAACCAAATCTTTCACTTACTCAGAGAAACCATTAGGGTCAGCTGTGAGGAGTTCCTCTGAGCAAAGACTGGACCATGAAAGTGATGGAGATCGAGTAGTCATTTCTGATAGAGAGGTGGAAAGTGATGATTGTAGAGGTTGTTATGACTATGAAGAGCCAATGCCAACCCCTCTACAAGATCGCTACGTTCAAGAAGCAAGACAGGTAATAAGGGATATTTGTCAAATGAGTGCTAACAaggattatgatgatgatgaagatgatgatgatatttcaGGGTTTAAAAGAAATGGAAATGTTGACATGGTGGAAGATAAAGAAATTAATAAGATGAAGCAAGTGgaggagatggatggacagattgtagatactgtaaacaaaaaacaggctGATCTAGAAAGTGGAAAATGTTTACCTAGGGGAAATTCAGAGGAGAACATGTTTGTTGATAAGTCATTGGATGAACTTTCAGGACATGAATCAAGTCTGACAGATGAAGGAATTGTCACAGAGCCGGAGGCTGGCTCATATGGAGGGCTGCCCTCTGGAACCGACTTGCTAGGCCAGACGCTTACTGTTTGGACTCAGTCTGGACTGTATGAGGAACAGTCACCCAATCTGACACCGGAGAAGTCTCTTTCCACTCCTGTCCCATCTGTCAGGACAGAATATGAGGCAGTAGCTATAGGAGGAGATGTAAGCATCAGTAAAAATGTTAACCAGGCTTCTTCAGAGGCTCCGCCTACTCCCAGCGCTCTTCGAAGACGGAGAAAATTCTCCTCAGCTGCCAATAATGGCTCAGATTCCAGCAATGGCAGTAATGGGGAGTCAAATGGTGAGTCTGCATACCGCTCTCTCAGTGATCCCATGCCACATCGAAGTCGCTCGGTGGCAGAGGATGGCAATAACAGCTTTTCTGTGGACAGCAACCTACTTGGCTCACTCTCTCTAAACTCAAAGGTGGGTGTAAGTGCAGATTCTTCTGCAGCGGATCTGTCGGAGTGTACCGGCAGTGCAGCTAGTGACCTGTCAGTGTATAGTGACTCTCTGCGAGATTACAGCACTGTGATACAGAGCATAGTGCATGAACCCGGTGCAATGGACAAGCTCATTGATGAGAAGGCAAATGGAAAAGCAGTGAAAAAGAAGAGCTTTAGTGACCCCAGCAGACGGGGAGAACTGGCTTCTCCAGCACTTGAAGTCCAGAAACATCCTAAGGAACCTATTAACGAGTTAGAGCAGCCCATTCCTCCTTCCAGCAGTGAGCCAATCTTGTCGGAGCAAAGAGATGAGCTGTGGGAGCTGAACAGTGAGCAATGTCAGCGGTATTCCAACAGGAGGTCTCGATCCCAATCAGAGCATGTTTTGCCCTGCCACCTTGACCGCAATGGAGTTAATAAATTGGGAAACGAGGAGCCAAAGTTGCCCTTTGACCCAAAGCTGGCCCAGGTTTTGTCTCCCTGCATAAGTCGTCGCGGTTACAAGAAACGTACACACCGAGTCACCCATCAACAGTCTTGTGATGATGGGGACCAATTAGAGGAGCAGCAAGAGGATCAATCCTATGAAGATCATCTGGATCCTTCCAAGTCCATCCTGCCTCAGCTTCCTGCACCTAAAGTAAGGCCCAAACATGTACGCCATGCCAGCGAGCCTGCAACATTTGTGCCCATGACATCATCTAACCAGCAACGTAGCTCTTTCAAGAGCCCTGAACCCCAACAAGTCTCAAGacacagacaaggagagggaacTCCATCTTTGGAAGATGTGACGGAACAATACATCCTGGCTTTGAATCCACCCGAGGGGTCTTCAGACATCCCTGCTGATGGAGCTGTTGTGGAAGGTACCAGCTCTGTTCCTGCAATGGCCACCATTGACCCCAAACTGCAGAGGAAGTCCAGTGATGAGCTGACCCAGGCCCCGCTTAAAACCAAGCCGCAAGTGGTAGGTGACATGTATCTTCGGTCATTTGAGTTTTATGCTTTAAGCTGAAACCAAGTGTGCCCCAAAGGCTAAAGATTTTTAGTTGATAAGGAATTGTACCTGTAATAttactgtgtgtgcatgtgtacgtCAGAAGTGATATCCATGCCCGAAGGTCTCCTTTTGTGAAACATATTGCCTCGTATTCCAGTGAAGTGCTTTTATGGCACAAGATATTTTTGTCTGTGATTGTGAAAGATTACATGCAAACAATGGGCCAAATAGGAATCTTTTTCTTAGGAGATTTGTTTCTTCTGTTCCTCAGATGTTTGCTTCGTATGAATTTATgcctttttgtgtgtgcatatgttaTTCTGATATGCCCCATATGCCTCACTTTGTTCAGTGCAAATGCATATTTCTTTCTCTAGCTGTTTTAAAAGTCATGCTCATTCTTTCCTGGCATGTTTTGGACAGATTGTTTTACCTCCTTGTGTATTTAGATAACAATTTAGCTCAGGGAACAGTTTGCTATAACATTTCTAATGAAATGTCACAGAAAAGTTTCTGTGAAATGTCCtcaatatgttttatatttaagagTGCTCTACACTTGGGTATATATTGATTGAGATTTATTACAAAGTGTTACAGGTTTTCAGAGATTAGTTTCTTCTCTGTATGTGTATAATGAATCCACCCTTTTGTAGGGCAAGGCTAGGTCGTATTCTCTTTTAGCACCTTTTATGGTTGTGTACTTTCTCTAGTTTTTGTTGGTGCCTGGCTGTTCTTGATTCTTTGTGTGCTGCTGAAATTTAGGGCGCTGATTGTGATGGGTGCAAATGAATTACCTTGATTGATACTGTGTTGGTTAGCCAACATTCctagtttgtgatatttaaatgtttcttgttttctgtttaatgaAGTCATTATGACCTAGACAAGAGTTAAAATGCCTTGCTGGGCTTGACTTTCAGCTTGGATAATTTGGTCTAATCTGAGTCATCATTCACAgtagtctctctgtctcctacATGCATGCACACTGGGTTTGAGGCACAGACTAGGGCGCGCACACAATCTTGTTGCCAAAAGAAAAAGACACTGTAaagaattgaaaaaataatatatgaagCATTAGCACCTGATCATCTAAGCTTGTGTCTGGCAAATGAATAAAGGttagtgaaaataaacacacgaTCTGTGAACCTGAATAGAAAGCTCAGGAATCCAGCATCATGACCTTTTTATAATTTGGTTCCGTGTTTGCTTCATGAGTTGCATTAGAATCCTTCCACTTGTATTTTGAAATTGGTCTGTCTGCATCACAGACCATGTTTGCACATATACTGTTTCTGTGACAGAAGTCTCTCTGTAGTATAAGAGGCACACCCATAATTTCATAAGCACAAACTATAATTGCTGGAGTAGCATGCATATCGTAAAAACACTAACAAATGACAtattgggttaaaaataaatagtctGTAACAAAAgtgataaataaatcacattttttaatataaagtaCAGCAATAGAGtttgtcttatttgtcttatttttattctgtctGGAATATAATTTTTTCCAAACCCTACCTCACATTGCTATTGCATGCACTGAAAGGCTGAAAATCTCAAGCTTGAC
This region includes:
- the LOC128606242 gene encoding rho guanine nucleotide exchange factor 17, whose amino-acid sequence is MADKQTQRKAAVYRSVSFKKLHNWKANKSSPGAEDQRHGSKDLETGGALPPPAAQPSDMRSAAVARKVSKISAASLSRAELKKGSTHTISPSIRQLSEKFGTNTNSGSTSVLQSAVSNRIRSPDGSSSQDISGCFPDQNKDLSGTLTNKLLDHKCQESVSGSDSDAGHKRRVRKIGGGIKAGISTCKSHRRHRSSQGETIHVDSSWPSVTKIRELFGDGHKTKHKSMSDGEDLRSDDYRHHGSYSTKDSNTSSDKSDRQSPLQPRGHWQDTNSSDHDANKQQGMDSDFSTEKHSNEGDLSAVTRRLPTDISRVETHKSGRKGWTDSDLRPTPPTPPPRSSSVALPLRSHSCAYSEQLQEQRQRAKQPQPSDSLHSSHSSSKPQTGSSVESVSTRERLSSGEEEDESGGQTGRKALSFVHSSEGIGTHISRNKHDAWAKLPHRSSGSEEDSPAGLAHQVRRRSLRKKKKSNCSRENEESDDSDDQHVMMEHLERHQRSCDSQMEGRRLDSLRSKACFSGQMWERGNIARGSSVVQDSYKHLCKASEGQVGTGNVPFVSRVSKVTIPSFLSTPLGSRCSSRYSSTETLKAEDLVSSTSSRASSSVLSKTYHGNATMYRSPSFGHGDNFSRAPVRVRPRVLPSLNQGEGIPKAAENRLGRRSVSHEKDKDRISMSNPDITSETLSLLSYLKTDLSELRMKKRGQEGEESLNSSFQGVQSASTMYKMGSRTSALNSRRPSLKDLTATLRRTKSFTYSEKPLGSAVRSSSEQRLDHESDGDRVVISDREVESDDCRGCYDYEEPMPTPLQDRYVQEARQVIRDICQMSANKDYDDDEDDDDISGFKRNGNVDMVEDKEINKMKQVEEMDGQIVDTVNKKQADLESGKCLPRGNSEENMFVDKSLDELSGHESSLTDEGIVTEPEAGSYGGLPSGTDLLGQTLTVWTQSGLYEEQSPNLTPEKSLSTPVPSVRTEYEAVAIGGDVSISKNVNQASSEAPPTPSALRRRRKFSSAANNGSDSSNGSNGESNGESAYRSLSDPMPHRSRSVAEDGNNSFSVDSNLLGSLSLNSKVGVSADSSAADLSECTGSAASDLSVYSDSLRDYSTVIQSIVHEPGAMDKLIDEKANGKAVKKKSFSDPSRRGELASPALEVQKHPKEPINELEQPIPPSSSEPILSEQRDELWELNSEQCQRYSNRRSRSQSEHVLPCHLDRNGVNKLGNEEPKLPFDPKLAQVLSPCISRRGYKKRTHRVTHQQSCDDGDQLEEQQEDQSYEDHLDPSKSILPQLPAPKVRPKHVRHASEPATFVPMTSSNQQRSSFKSPEPQQVSRHRQGEGTPSLEDVTEQYILALNPPEGSSDIPADGAVVEGTSSVPAMATIDPKLQRKSSDELTQAPLKTKPQVDMRRHVMMTLLDTEQSYVDSLRTLIQSYLKPLKQPESSPLCDPSLVDEMFYQIPEILEHHELFLEQVISCVNDWHDRQTIGDLLVQSFSKEVLANIYSAYIDNFLNAKDAVRIAKEAKPAFMKFLEQSMRENKEKQALGDLMIKPVQRIPRYELLVKDLLKHTPEDHPDHPHLLDAQKNIKRLAERINKGRRNAEEVERETRVMQEIEAHIEGVEHILNPQRKFLRQEMVMEAKSVGGKKDRSLFLFSDLLICTTLKRKSGSLRRSSMSLYSAASVIDTSSKYKFLWKLPLEDIEVVKGTSQATNRDTIQKTISRLDEDLSTLGQISKLSETLSFPHQSLDDVIKDLMASVHRELAEKQSLAFSMTFLPTKLELSTASADSTFIFEFSSPDARSNFEQAFEEAKKKLAMNKDEWDPEFLKAIPIMKTRSGMQFSCASPSHSSPENVCEVWVCNSDGYVGQVCVLSIRAEPTVEACIAVCSARIICIAAVPGLKSRERVESRHSAPAVPSKSESLPVPSVQPQLHISISRSSPELSDPLAPTAHELGPFESDDSDDEDSPSPSSTLQSQASHSTISSSYGNDEGAGCKDIVPETTSSEEEQEFSSGFGPQRLSVDSPMDGRAMRRSSRGSFTRASLEDLLSIDPEAHQSSVWLGTEDGCIHVYQSSDNIRNRKNSMKMQHAASILCILYLDNKVFVSLANGEVIVYQREAGSFWDPQSSQTLCLGSPSGPVTKMVPVAGKLWCGCQNRILIINTSTLTQEHSFAVGQDSGRCVTCMVSYGQGVWVALQGSAQVRLYHSTSYESIFEVDVAPAVHKMLAGSDAIIRQHKAACLRITALLACRDVLWIGTSAGVVLTLPVPPVTSNVGTGPLRTPLMPTGSAHGHTGHVRFLTSIELPEGFDVHFPSQAESELSSDGGVQQHRSSTLLTGKSTLLVISGGDGYEDFRLNSSSETVGRDDSTNHLLLWRV
- the LOC128606903 gene encoding P2Y purinoceptor 3 gives rise to the protein MENASSSSSVLPSCTYNEDFKRILLPVVYSVVFVLGLPLNFAVILQLFGKRRSLTRTNIYTLNLAAADFLYVCSLPLLIYNYGSRDYWPFGELMCRWVRFQFYSNLHSSILFLTCISVQRYLGICHPLSPWLRKAGRKLAWAVCASVWVIVALLCAPTFEFAAMGIQRNRTVCYELSVPERSQQYYPYGMALTCLGFLLPFMVIVVLYCRMARALCQPGNASGEATKEKKCKAVRMIAIVVLVFALSFLPFHVTKTMYLLVRTLPDAPCQLRNFLSVVYKSTRPFASMNSVLDPILFYFTQPKFRRGTRNLLLRISTFRDSKPKERTQDLLNKKS